In a genomic window of Struthio camelus isolate bStrCam1 chromosome 20, bStrCam1.hap1, whole genome shotgun sequence:
- the FKBP15 gene encoding FK506-binding protein 15 isoform X1: MFGAAAAEEDDADFLFPASGARLASLFGLDQTVSSHGNEFFQYTAPKQPKKGQTVAAGQPAQKGPVTPAASGAPSVFMATAVHAYRYTNGQYLKQGKYGAAVVGNHATKEYRILLYISQQQQIATARIHPGFILTVQPNNYSTFYDDQRQNWSIMFESEKAAMDFSKQVCIAKCNSFPVFDSVLYQDLLLGEGQGVEGGDSLEIAYTGWLFQNNGIGQVFDSNVNKDKLLRLKLGSGKVIKGWEEGMMGMKKGGRRCLIIPPAWAYGAQGVAGRVPPDSTLVFEVEVRRVKLVKEGSGSDGQSVGSRDSPAPSPVPHSDGFSSDPVLLPPSTIPPKPGEPAVRAKSNSISEQLANPDVAKAKLISRMAKMGQPMLPFLAGTAGSQLDSSDSEIEDPNTLRGTTQPVASSPMRPSQPAHAVLPTVSTQVPQASGSTPLVSSAALIPATIPPHSSLPGGSQGFQAYTGMAFSYPQTTASASQLQPVGQMYPAPYQAPGDVTSFLMTEARQHNTEIRMAVSKVVDKMDHLAAKVEELKKQNTGNSLLLPGISSVTMEASMIMSNIQRIIQENERLKQEIFEKSSRIEEQNEKISELIERNQRYVEQSNLLMEQRNHSLQATNENTQARVLHAEQEKHMLPVDRGWDQAKVAEELATATAQVSHLQLELTAHQKKEMDLRKQLSAALQEAERHEMQLNKLQGQLAELQEASEDTQTRFKAEKQSRRHLDMKITALEEELTDLKVEKETLERNLAERKKKSLSERAQAEEEMEEIRKSYQQELDKLRQLLKKARTSTDQAAAEQLSLIQAELESQWEAKCERMLASAKEQHVRQYQEVCEQRDSLQEKVSQLEEKLVALKHSKKAEEQKLSEFQQRLEQLEPIREKYSALQNDVVVLKADYEERVQELEKNRDRSPPADFTEEVKKIMNGVFQSLRGEFELEETYSGRTVLGVVMNTIKTVTLQLLDRQQERQEHDSKAEESGTGAGKQKGSLGAKEDHGEPMQHSPARSATCPADPGEVTIGSTVSDQEGESAALAARPRTPEEEQATQNSGVSEEEKALGVRGELASSGPESCLNPDKGLVLAGQPVSEVDEDFGLAEQKEESSPIRVAENECSPSGVCLQGEASVLETKLREVDVAVLPEKQATEKAEELVGGLEPPPLNSEGGNCTGTSDGDSSEMEPASVSIAEERSSTILGETPGHQEPGSSPRQTDSSLFEDDNFFKTASHKPLKPRVPSEEEDEEEVSMKGRPPPAPLFGDDDDDDLDWLG, from the exons TACAGGATCCTCCTTTACATCAGTCAGCAGCAACAGATCGCAACTGCGAGGATCCACCCAGGCTTCATACTCACG GTTCAACCCAACAATTACAGTACGTTCTATGATGATCAGAGACAAAACTGGTCAATCATGTTTGAGTCAGAAAAGGCAGCAATGGATTTCAGTAAACAG GTATGCATTGCCAAATGCAACAGCTTCCCAGTGTTTGATTCAGTCCTCTACCAGGATCTCCTTCTTGGAGAAGGGCAAGGAGTAGAAGGAGGAGACTCTCTAGAGATTGCCTATACGGGTTGGCTGTTCCAGAACAATGGAATTGGACAG GTTTTTGACTCAAATGTCAATAAGGACAAGCTGTTGAGGCTGAAGCTGGGATCTGGAAAGGTCATCAAG GGCTGGGAAGAAGGAATGATGGGGATGAAGAAAGGAGGACGAAGGTGTCTCATTATTCCTCCCGCCTGGGCCTATGGGGCTCAGGGAGTGGCTGGCCGCGTACCTCCAGACTCTACGTTAGTTTTTGAGGTGGAAGTTAGGCGG gtaaagctGGTAAAAGAAGGCTCTGGTTCAGATGGACAGAGTGTTGGTTCTAGGGAttctcctgcaccttctccagtACCCCATTCAGATGGTTTCTCTTCAGACCCTGTTTTATTGCCTCCATCTACAATACCTCCAAAGCCTGG GGAGCCAGCTGTTCGGGCCAAGTCAAACTCAATCAGTGAACAATTGGCA AATCCAGATGTAGCAAAGGCAAAGCTAATTTCTCGAATGGCTAAAATGGGACAGCCCatgctgcctttccttgctgggaCAGCAGGTAGTCAGCTGGACTCCAGTGACTCGGAAATAGAG GATCCAAATACACTGAGGGGGACGACCCAGCCAGTGGCTTCATCTCCCATGAGACCGTCGCAGCCAGCTCATGCGGTACTGCCTACAGTGTCAACGCAAG TACCTCAGGCATCTGGTTCTACGCCCCTGGTATCTTCTGCCGCTTTAATACCTGCGACCATCCCACCCCACTCCTCTCTGCCTGGAGGATCACAGGGCTTTCAG GCTTATACAGGAATGGCATTTTCTTACcctcaaaccactgcgtctgcTTCCCAGCTCCAGCCTGTAGGACAAATGTATCCTGCACCTTACCAAG CGCCTGGGGATGTTACTTCCTTTTTGATGACAGAGGCTCGGCAGCATAACACTGAAATCCGAATGGCTGTTAGCAAAGTAGTAGATAAAATGGATCATCTGGCTGCAAAG GTGGAGGAGttgaagaaacaaaacacaggtAACAGCTTATTACTACCTGGTATCTCGTCTGTGACCATGGAAGCCTCCATGATCATGAGCAACATCCAACGCATAATCCAG GAGAATGAGAGACTGAAGCAAGAGATATTTGAGAAGAGCAGTCGAATTGAGGAACAGAATGAGAAGATCAGCGAGCTGATTGAGCGGAATCAGAG GTATGTTGAACAAAGTAACTTGCTGATGGAGCAGAGGAACCATTCGCTGCAGGCAACAAATGAAAACACACAAGCAAGAGTGTTGCATGCAGAACAAGAGAAG CACATGCTGCCAGTGGATCGGGGCTGGGACCAG GCCAAGGTTGCAGAGGAGTTAGCAACTGCCACGGCACAGGTTTCCCATCTGCAGCTGGAGCTGACTGCCCACCAGAAGAAGGAAATGGACCTGCGGAAACAGCTATCTGCTGCCCTGCAGGAGGCAGAGCGTCATGAGATGCAGCTCAACAAACTGCAAGGACAGTTGGCAG AGCTCCAAGAAGCCTCGGAAGACACGCAGACTAGATTCAAAGCTGAGAAGCAGAGCCGCAGGCACCTGGACATGAAGATTACAGCACTGGAAGAAGAGCTAACAgatttaaaagtagaaaaagagACCCTTGAAAGG AACCttgcagagaggaagaagaaatctctcTCAGAGAGAGCTCAAGCAGAAGAAGAGATGGAAGAGATACGCAAATCGTATCAGCAGGAATTGGACAAGCTTCGACAGCTGCTGAAAAAGGCACGGACTTCAACTGACCAGGCAGCAGCGGAGCAG CTGTCACTCATCCAGGCAGAGCTGGAATCCCAGTGGGAAGCCAAATGTGAACGTATGCTGGCCTCGGCCAAGGAGCAACACGTTAGGCAGTACCAGGAGGTGTGTGAGCAGAGAGACTCTCTGCAAGAGAAGGTGTCCCAGCTGGAAGAGAAG CTTGTGGCTCTAAAACACTCGAAaaaagcagaggagcagaagCTATCTGAGTTCCAGCAACGTTTGGAGCAACTAGAGCCTATCAGAGAGAAG TATTCAGCCTTGCAGAATGATGTTGTGGTGCTGAAGGCTGACTATGAAGAACGCGTACAAGAGCTAGAGAAGAATCGGGACAGATCTCCACCTGCAGACTTCACAGAAGAA gtaaAGAAGATCATGAATGGCGTGTTTCAATCTCTTCGGGGTGAATTTGAACTGGAAGAGACATACAGTGGCAGGACGGTTCTGGGTGTTGTCATGAACACTATTAAG actgtaacACTGCAGCTACTCGATAGGCAGCAAGAGAGACAAGAGCATGACAGTAAAGCGGAGGAGTCTGGAACAGGAGCAGGGAAACAGAAGGGATCACTTGGAGCAAAGGAAGACCACGGAGAGCCCATGCAGCATAGCCCGGCACGGAGCGCTACATGCCCAGCTGATCCTGGGGAGGTAACCATAGGCTCGACAGTGTCTGACCAAGAAGGCGAGTCTGCTGCTCTGGCTGCCAGGCCCAGAACTCCTGAGGAGGAACAGGCTACACAAAACAGTGGTGTGTCAGAAGAGGAGAAGGCCCTAGGGGTTCGTGGGGAACTTGCCTCCTCAGGACCTGAATCCTGTCTGAATCCTGATAAGGGCCTGGTGCTTGCAGGACAGCCTGTTTCTGAGGTGGATGAGGACTTTGGTTTAGCCGAGCAAAAGGAGGAGAGCAGTCCCATCAGGGTAGCTGAGAATGAATGCAGTCCCTCAGGAGTATGTTTGCAGGGAGAAGCTTCTGTTCTAGAAACAAAGCTGAGAGAAGTGGATGTGGCCGTGCTTCCAGAAAAGCAAGCtacggagaaggcagaggagcttgTGGGAGGTTTAGAGCCCCCTCCCTTAAATAGTGAGGGAGGGAACTGTACAGGCACCTCTGATGGGGATAGCTCTGAGATGGAGCCTGCTTCAGTATCCATCGCAGAAGAGAGGAGTTCAACTATCCTCGGAGAAACACCAGGACACCAGGAAccgggctccagccccaggcagaCGGATTCCAG CCTTTTCGAGGATGACAACTTCTTTAAAACGGCATCTCATAAGCCACTGAAGCCTCGAGTTCCGTCcgaggaggaagatgaggaagaagtG AGCATGAAGGGACGCCCCCCTCCAGCTCCGCTCTTTGGtgacgatgatgatgatgatctgGACTGGCTGGGATGA
- the FKBP15 gene encoding FK506-binding protein 15 isoform X6, translating into MLPKRILLYISQQQQIATARIHPGFILTVQPNNYSTFYDDQRQNWSIMFESEKAAMDFSKQVCIAKCNSFPVFDSVLYQDLLLGEGQGVEGGDSLEIAYTGWLFQNNGIGQVFDSNVNKDKLLRLKLGSGKVIKGWEEGMMGMKKGGRRCLIIPPAWAYGAQGVAGRVPPDSTLVFEVEVRRVKLVKEGSGSDGQSVGSRDSPAPSPVPHSDGFSSDPVLLPPSTIPPKPGEPAVRAKSNSISEQLANPDVAKAKLISRMAKMGQPMLPFLAGTAGSQLDSSDSEIEDPNTLRGTTQPVASSPMRPSQPAHAVLPTVSTQVPQASGSTPLVSSAALIPATIPPHSSLPGGSQGFQAYTGMAFSYPQTTASASQLQPVGQMYPAPYQAPGDVTSFLMTEARQHNTEIRMAVSKVVDKMDHLAAKVEELKKQNTGNSLLLPGISSVTMEASMIMSNIQRIIQENERLKQEIFEKSSRIEEQNEKISELIERNQRYVEQSNLLMEQRNHSLQATNENTQARVLHAEQEKAKVAEELATATAQVSHLQLELTAHQKKEMDLRKQLSAALQEAERHEMQLNKLQGQLAELQEASEDTQTRFKAEKQSRRHLDMKITALEEELTDLKVEKETLERNLAERKKKSLSERAQAEEEMEEIRKSYQQELDKLRQLLKKARTSTDQAAAEQLSLIQAELESQWEAKCERMLASAKEQHVRQYQEVCEQRDSLQEKVSQLEEKLVALKHSKKAEEQKLSEFQQRLEQLEPIREKYSALQNDVVVLKADYEERVQELEKNRDRSPPADFTEEVKKIMNGVFQSLRGEFELEETYSGRTVLGVVMNTIKTVTLQLLDRQQERQEHDSKAEESGTGAGKQKGSLGAKEDHGEPMQHSPARSATCPADPGEVTIGSTVSDQEGESAALAARPRTPEEEQATQNSGVSEEEKALGVRGELASSGPESCLNPDKGLVLAGQPVSEVDEDFGLAEQKEESSPIRVAENECSPSGVCLQGEASVLETKLREVDVAVLPEKQATEKAEELVGGLEPPPLNSEGGNCTGTSDGDSSEMEPASVSIAEERSSTILGETPGHQEPGSSPRQTDSSLFEDDNFFKTASHKPLKPRVPSEEEDEEEVSMKGRPPPAPLFGDDDDDDLDWLG; encoded by the exons GATCCTCCTTTACATCAGTCAGCAGCAACAGATCGCAACTGCGAGGATCCACCCAGGCTTCATACTCACG GTTCAACCCAACAATTACAGTACGTTCTATGATGATCAGAGACAAAACTGGTCAATCATGTTTGAGTCAGAAAAGGCAGCAATGGATTTCAGTAAACAG GTATGCATTGCCAAATGCAACAGCTTCCCAGTGTTTGATTCAGTCCTCTACCAGGATCTCCTTCTTGGAGAAGGGCAAGGAGTAGAAGGAGGAGACTCTCTAGAGATTGCCTATACGGGTTGGCTGTTCCAGAACAATGGAATTGGACAG GTTTTTGACTCAAATGTCAATAAGGACAAGCTGTTGAGGCTGAAGCTGGGATCTGGAAAGGTCATCAAG GGCTGGGAAGAAGGAATGATGGGGATGAAGAAAGGAGGACGAAGGTGTCTCATTATTCCTCCCGCCTGGGCCTATGGGGCTCAGGGAGTGGCTGGCCGCGTACCTCCAGACTCTACGTTAGTTTTTGAGGTGGAAGTTAGGCGG gtaaagctGGTAAAAGAAGGCTCTGGTTCAGATGGACAGAGTGTTGGTTCTAGGGAttctcctgcaccttctccagtACCCCATTCAGATGGTTTCTCTTCAGACCCTGTTTTATTGCCTCCATCTACAATACCTCCAAAGCCTGG GGAGCCAGCTGTTCGGGCCAAGTCAAACTCAATCAGTGAACAATTGGCA AATCCAGATGTAGCAAAGGCAAAGCTAATTTCTCGAATGGCTAAAATGGGACAGCCCatgctgcctttccttgctgggaCAGCAGGTAGTCAGCTGGACTCCAGTGACTCGGAAATAGAG GATCCAAATACACTGAGGGGGACGACCCAGCCAGTGGCTTCATCTCCCATGAGACCGTCGCAGCCAGCTCATGCGGTACTGCCTACAGTGTCAACGCAAG TACCTCAGGCATCTGGTTCTACGCCCCTGGTATCTTCTGCCGCTTTAATACCTGCGACCATCCCACCCCACTCCTCTCTGCCTGGAGGATCACAGGGCTTTCAG GCTTATACAGGAATGGCATTTTCTTACcctcaaaccactgcgtctgcTTCCCAGCTCCAGCCTGTAGGACAAATGTATCCTGCACCTTACCAAG CGCCTGGGGATGTTACTTCCTTTTTGATGACAGAGGCTCGGCAGCATAACACTGAAATCCGAATGGCTGTTAGCAAAGTAGTAGATAAAATGGATCATCTGGCTGCAAAG GTGGAGGAGttgaagaaacaaaacacaggtAACAGCTTATTACTACCTGGTATCTCGTCTGTGACCATGGAAGCCTCCATGATCATGAGCAACATCCAACGCATAATCCAG GAGAATGAGAGACTGAAGCAAGAGATATTTGAGAAGAGCAGTCGAATTGAGGAACAGAATGAGAAGATCAGCGAGCTGATTGAGCGGAATCAGAG GTATGTTGAACAAAGTAACTTGCTGATGGAGCAGAGGAACCATTCGCTGCAGGCAACAAATGAAAACACACAAGCAAGAGTGTTGCATGCAGAACAAGAGAAG GCCAAGGTTGCAGAGGAGTTAGCAACTGCCACGGCACAGGTTTCCCATCTGCAGCTGGAGCTGACTGCCCACCAGAAGAAGGAAATGGACCTGCGGAAACAGCTATCTGCTGCCCTGCAGGAGGCAGAGCGTCATGAGATGCAGCTCAACAAACTGCAAGGACAGTTGGCAG AGCTCCAAGAAGCCTCGGAAGACACGCAGACTAGATTCAAAGCTGAGAAGCAGAGCCGCAGGCACCTGGACATGAAGATTACAGCACTGGAAGAAGAGCTAACAgatttaaaagtagaaaaagagACCCTTGAAAGG AACCttgcagagaggaagaagaaatctctcTCAGAGAGAGCTCAAGCAGAAGAAGAGATGGAAGAGATACGCAAATCGTATCAGCAGGAATTGGACAAGCTTCGACAGCTGCTGAAAAAGGCACGGACTTCAACTGACCAGGCAGCAGCGGAGCAG CTGTCACTCATCCAGGCAGAGCTGGAATCCCAGTGGGAAGCCAAATGTGAACGTATGCTGGCCTCGGCCAAGGAGCAACACGTTAGGCAGTACCAGGAGGTGTGTGAGCAGAGAGACTCTCTGCAAGAGAAGGTGTCCCAGCTGGAAGAGAAG CTTGTGGCTCTAAAACACTCGAAaaaagcagaggagcagaagCTATCTGAGTTCCAGCAACGTTTGGAGCAACTAGAGCCTATCAGAGAGAAG TATTCAGCCTTGCAGAATGATGTTGTGGTGCTGAAGGCTGACTATGAAGAACGCGTACAAGAGCTAGAGAAGAATCGGGACAGATCTCCACCTGCAGACTTCACAGAAGAA gtaaAGAAGATCATGAATGGCGTGTTTCAATCTCTTCGGGGTGAATTTGAACTGGAAGAGACATACAGTGGCAGGACGGTTCTGGGTGTTGTCATGAACACTATTAAG actgtaacACTGCAGCTACTCGATAGGCAGCAAGAGAGACAAGAGCATGACAGTAAAGCGGAGGAGTCTGGAACAGGAGCAGGGAAACAGAAGGGATCACTTGGAGCAAAGGAAGACCACGGAGAGCCCATGCAGCATAGCCCGGCACGGAGCGCTACATGCCCAGCTGATCCTGGGGAGGTAACCATAGGCTCGACAGTGTCTGACCAAGAAGGCGAGTCTGCTGCTCTGGCTGCCAGGCCCAGAACTCCTGAGGAGGAACAGGCTACACAAAACAGTGGTGTGTCAGAAGAGGAGAAGGCCCTAGGGGTTCGTGGGGAACTTGCCTCCTCAGGACCTGAATCCTGTCTGAATCCTGATAAGGGCCTGGTGCTTGCAGGACAGCCTGTTTCTGAGGTGGATGAGGACTTTGGTTTAGCCGAGCAAAAGGAGGAGAGCAGTCCCATCAGGGTAGCTGAGAATGAATGCAGTCCCTCAGGAGTATGTTTGCAGGGAGAAGCTTCTGTTCTAGAAACAAAGCTGAGAGAAGTGGATGTGGCCGTGCTTCCAGAAAAGCAAGCtacggagaaggcagaggagcttgTGGGAGGTTTAGAGCCCCCTCCCTTAAATAGTGAGGGAGGGAACTGTACAGGCACCTCTGATGGGGATAGCTCTGAGATGGAGCCTGCTTCAGTATCCATCGCAGAAGAGAGGAGTTCAACTATCCTCGGAGAAACACCAGGACACCAGGAAccgggctccagccccaggcagaCGGATTCCAG CCTTTTCGAGGATGACAACTTCTTTAAAACGGCATCTCATAAGCCACTGAAGCCTCGAGTTCCGTCcgaggaggaagatgaggaagaagtG AGCATGAAGGGACGCCCCCCTCCAGCTCCGCTCTTTGGtgacgatgatgatgatgatctgGACTGGCTGGGATGA
- the FKBP15 gene encoding FK506-binding protein 15 isoform X2, whose amino-acid sequence MFGAAAAEEDDADFLFPASGARLASLFGLDQTVSSHGNEFFQYTAPKQPKKGQTVAAGQPAQKGPVTPAASGAPSVFMATAVHAYRYTNGQYLKQGKYGAAVVGNHATKEYRILLYISQQQQIATARIHPGFILTVQPNNYSTFYDDQRQNWSIMFESEKAAMDFSKQVCIAKCNSFPVFDSVLYQDLLLGEGQGVEGGDSLEIAYTGWLFQNNGIGQVFDSNVNKDKLLRLKLGSGKVIKGWEEGMMGMKKGGRRCLIIPPAWAYGAQGVAGRVPPDSTLVFEVEVRRVKLVKEGSGSDGQSVGSRDSPAPSPVPHSDGFSSDPVLLPPSTIPPKPGEPAVRAKSNSISEQLANPDVAKAKLISRMAKMGQPMLPFLAGTAGSQLDSSDSEIEDPNTLRGTTQPVASSPMRPSQPAHAVLPTVSTQVPQASGSTPLVSSAALIPATIPPHSSLPGGSQGFQAYTGMAFSYPQTTASASQLQPVGQMYPAPYQAPGDVTSFLMTEARQHNTEIRMAVSKVVDKMDHLAAKVEELKKQNTGNSLLLPGISSVTMEASMIMSNIQRIIQENERLKQEIFEKSSRIEEQNEKISELIERNQRYVEQSNLLMEQRNHSLQATNENTQARVLHAEQEKAKVAEELATATAQVSHLQLELTAHQKKEMDLRKQLSAALQEAERHEMQLNKLQGQLAELQEASEDTQTRFKAEKQSRRHLDMKITALEEELTDLKVEKETLERNLAERKKKSLSERAQAEEEMEEIRKSYQQELDKLRQLLKKARTSTDQAAAEQLSLIQAELESQWEAKCERMLASAKEQHVRQYQEVCEQRDSLQEKVSQLEEKLVALKHSKKAEEQKLSEFQQRLEQLEPIREKYSALQNDVVVLKADYEERVQELEKNRDRSPPADFTEEVKKIMNGVFQSLRGEFELEETYSGRTVLGVVMNTIKTVTLQLLDRQQERQEHDSKAEESGTGAGKQKGSLGAKEDHGEPMQHSPARSATCPADPGEVTIGSTVSDQEGESAALAARPRTPEEEQATQNSGVSEEEKALGVRGELASSGPESCLNPDKGLVLAGQPVSEVDEDFGLAEQKEESSPIRVAENECSPSGVCLQGEASVLETKLREVDVAVLPEKQATEKAEELVGGLEPPPLNSEGGNCTGTSDGDSSEMEPASVSIAEERSSTILGETPGHQEPGSSPRQTDSSLFEDDNFFKTASHKPLKPRVPSEEEDEEEVSMKGRPPPAPLFGDDDDDDLDWLG is encoded by the exons TACAGGATCCTCCTTTACATCAGTCAGCAGCAACAGATCGCAACTGCGAGGATCCACCCAGGCTTCATACTCACG GTTCAACCCAACAATTACAGTACGTTCTATGATGATCAGAGACAAAACTGGTCAATCATGTTTGAGTCAGAAAAGGCAGCAATGGATTTCAGTAAACAG GTATGCATTGCCAAATGCAACAGCTTCCCAGTGTTTGATTCAGTCCTCTACCAGGATCTCCTTCTTGGAGAAGGGCAAGGAGTAGAAGGAGGAGACTCTCTAGAGATTGCCTATACGGGTTGGCTGTTCCAGAACAATGGAATTGGACAG GTTTTTGACTCAAATGTCAATAAGGACAAGCTGTTGAGGCTGAAGCTGGGATCTGGAAAGGTCATCAAG GGCTGGGAAGAAGGAATGATGGGGATGAAGAAAGGAGGACGAAGGTGTCTCATTATTCCTCCCGCCTGGGCCTATGGGGCTCAGGGAGTGGCTGGCCGCGTACCTCCAGACTCTACGTTAGTTTTTGAGGTGGAAGTTAGGCGG gtaaagctGGTAAAAGAAGGCTCTGGTTCAGATGGACAGAGTGTTGGTTCTAGGGAttctcctgcaccttctccagtACCCCATTCAGATGGTTTCTCTTCAGACCCTGTTTTATTGCCTCCATCTACAATACCTCCAAAGCCTGG GGAGCCAGCTGTTCGGGCCAAGTCAAACTCAATCAGTGAACAATTGGCA AATCCAGATGTAGCAAAGGCAAAGCTAATTTCTCGAATGGCTAAAATGGGACAGCCCatgctgcctttccttgctgggaCAGCAGGTAGTCAGCTGGACTCCAGTGACTCGGAAATAGAG GATCCAAATACACTGAGGGGGACGACCCAGCCAGTGGCTTCATCTCCCATGAGACCGTCGCAGCCAGCTCATGCGGTACTGCCTACAGTGTCAACGCAAG TACCTCAGGCATCTGGTTCTACGCCCCTGGTATCTTCTGCCGCTTTAATACCTGCGACCATCCCACCCCACTCCTCTCTGCCTGGAGGATCACAGGGCTTTCAG GCTTATACAGGAATGGCATTTTCTTACcctcaaaccactgcgtctgcTTCCCAGCTCCAGCCTGTAGGACAAATGTATCCTGCACCTTACCAAG CGCCTGGGGATGTTACTTCCTTTTTGATGACAGAGGCTCGGCAGCATAACACTGAAATCCGAATGGCTGTTAGCAAAGTAGTAGATAAAATGGATCATCTGGCTGCAAAG GTGGAGGAGttgaagaaacaaaacacaggtAACAGCTTATTACTACCTGGTATCTCGTCTGTGACCATGGAAGCCTCCATGATCATGAGCAACATCCAACGCATAATCCAG GAGAATGAGAGACTGAAGCAAGAGATATTTGAGAAGAGCAGTCGAATTGAGGAACAGAATGAGAAGATCAGCGAGCTGATTGAGCGGAATCAGAG GTATGTTGAACAAAGTAACTTGCTGATGGAGCAGAGGAACCATTCGCTGCAGGCAACAAATGAAAACACACAAGCAAGAGTGTTGCATGCAGAACAAGAGAAG GCCAAGGTTGCAGAGGAGTTAGCAACTGCCACGGCACAGGTTTCCCATCTGCAGCTGGAGCTGACTGCCCACCAGAAGAAGGAAATGGACCTGCGGAAACAGCTATCTGCTGCCCTGCAGGAGGCAGAGCGTCATGAGATGCAGCTCAACAAACTGCAAGGACAGTTGGCAG AGCTCCAAGAAGCCTCGGAAGACACGCAGACTAGATTCAAAGCTGAGAAGCAGAGCCGCAGGCACCTGGACATGAAGATTACAGCACTGGAAGAAGAGCTAACAgatttaaaagtagaaaaagagACCCTTGAAAGG AACCttgcagagaggaagaagaaatctctcTCAGAGAGAGCTCAAGCAGAAGAAGAGATGGAAGAGATACGCAAATCGTATCAGCAGGAATTGGACAAGCTTCGACAGCTGCTGAAAAAGGCACGGACTTCAACTGACCAGGCAGCAGCGGAGCAG CTGTCACTCATCCAGGCAGAGCTGGAATCCCAGTGGGAAGCCAAATGTGAACGTATGCTGGCCTCGGCCAAGGAGCAACACGTTAGGCAGTACCAGGAGGTGTGTGAGCAGAGAGACTCTCTGCAAGAGAAGGTGTCCCAGCTGGAAGAGAAG CTTGTGGCTCTAAAACACTCGAAaaaagcagaggagcagaagCTATCTGAGTTCCAGCAACGTTTGGAGCAACTAGAGCCTATCAGAGAGAAG TATTCAGCCTTGCAGAATGATGTTGTGGTGCTGAAGGCTGACTATGAAGAACGCGTACAAGAGCTAGAGAAGAATCGGGACAGATCTCCACCTGCAGACTTCACAGAAGAA gtaaAGAAGATCATGAATGGCGTGTTTCAATCTCTTCGGGGTGAATTTGAACTGGAAGAGACATACAGTGGCAGGACGGTTCTGGGTGTTGTCATGAACACTATTAAG actgtaacACTGCAGCTACTCGATAGGCAGCAAGAGAGACAAGAGCATGACAGTAAAGCGGAGGAGTCTGGAACAGGAGCAGGGAAACAGAAGGGATCACTTGGAGCAAAGGAAGACCACGGAGAGCCCATGCAGCATAGCCCGGCACGGAGCGCTACATGCCCAGCTGATCCTGGGGAGGTAACCATAGGCTCGACAGTGTCTGACCAAGAAGGCGAGTCTGCTGCTCTGGCTGCCAGGCCCAGAACTCCTGAGGAGGAACAGGCTACACAAAACAGTGGTGTGTCAGAAGAGGAGAAGGCCCTAGGGGTTCGTGGGGAACTTGCCTCCTCAGGACCTGAATCCTGTCTGAATCCTGATAAGGGCCTGGTGCTTGCAGGACAGCCTGTTTCTGAGGTGGATGAGGACTTTGGTTTAGCCGAGCAAAAGGAGGAGAGCAGTCCCATCAGGGTAGCTGAGAATGAATGCAGTCCCTCAGGAGTATGTTTGCAGGGAGAAGCTTCTGTTCTAGAAACAAAGCTGAGAGAAGTGGATGTGGCCGTGCTTCCAGAAAAGCAAGCtacggagaaggcagaggagcttgTGGGAGGTTTAGAGCCCCCTCCCTTAAATAGTGAGGGAGGGAACTGTACAGGCACCTCTGATGGGGATAGCTCTGAGATGGAGCCTGCTTCAGTATCCATCGCAGAAGAGAGGAGTTCAACTATCCTCGGAGAAACACCAGGACACCAGGAAccgggctccagccccaggcagaCGGATTCCAG CCTTTTCGAGGATGACAACTTCTTTAAAACGGCATCTCATAAGCCACTGAAGCCTCGAGTTCCGTCcgaggaggaagatgaggaagaagtG AGCATGAAGGGACGCCCCCCTCCAGCTCCGCTCTTTGGtgacgatgatgatgatgatctgGACTGGCTGGGATGA